ACCTGCGCTAGCGGATCCGGAACCGGAAAGGAGCTTCCTCATGGAAAAGATGGTCGAAGTCGAGCCAGCCACGCAAGACGAGCTGCGTCAGGATTTGAAGTCGCTGTTCCAGGGTGCGATCCGGCTGACGCTCGAGATGGTGTTGGAGGAGGAATTGAAAGCGATGGTCGGAGCGCGACGATTCGAGCGGGTCAGCAGCCGGAAGGACCACAGGAACGGGACGTATCTGAGGCGGCTGCTCACGAGCCTGGGTCAGATCGACGTGACGGTCCCGCGCAGCCGGGAAGTCGGCTCGCCCGCCGACGTGATGGGTCGCTACCGGCGCAGGAGTGAAGAAGTCGACGCGATGATGGTGGAGGCCTACGTGAGCGGCGTGTCGCAGCGCAAGATGGGCGCCGTGACCGAGGCACTCATGGGTGAGCGCGTGGGACGCTCCACGGTGAGCCGGGTCGCGAAGCGGCTCGACAAGGCCGTGGAAGCGCTGCGGAGTGCACCCATCGAAGGGGCCCACCCCTACCTGTACCTGGACGCGACGTTCCTCGATGCCCGCTGGGCCCGAAAGGTTGAGAACGTGAGCGCGCTCGTGGCTTACGCGGTGGGGCCGGACGGCCACCGCCGGCTCCTGGGCATCACGCTGGGCCCTGAGGAATCACAGGACAGCTGGTCGGAGCTCCTCGAGCAGCTCTTGGATCGAGGGCTGAGCGGCGTCGAACTGGTGATCGCCGACGAGCACGCGGGCCTGGCGGCCGCGGTGCGCCGCTTCCTGCCCGAGGTACGCCGCCAGCGCTGCACCGTTCATTATGCAGAGCACCGGATTATGTGGATTTGCGGTGCGGATGCGGTGTCGGAGGCGGGCTTCGAGCCTTGGGGCTCTGCATAATCACAGGCCCTGCAAGAAGGCGAGGAGCTGATCCGGAGGCCGATAGCGGCCAGGCTTGCCCCCGAGTGGAGCGGTGCGTGCGAGGGCACGCTCCTTCAGGCTGAGATCCGCGTGGAGGTAGATCTGAGTCGTCTCGACACCCTCGTGGCCGAGCCACAGAGCGATAACCGAGGTGTCGACACCGGCGTGCAGCAGTCGCATCGCCGCGGTGTGGCGAAGCACGTGCGGTGAGACCTTCTTCCCTGCAAGCGACGGGCAGTGCGCGGCGGCCGCCTTGACGTGCCTCGCGACGAGCACGGTCACACCATACCGGCTGAGGGCCGTTCCCTGGCGGGTTGGGAACAACGGGTGATCAGGTTCACCGCCGCATTCCTCGAGCCACGCTTCCAACACGGCGGCCGTAGTGGCCGTGAGTGGCGTGGCACGCTCCTTTCGGCCCTTGCCTGAACAGCGGACGTGCGCTCCGGTGCCCAGTACAACATCGTGGCACTTGAGGGCGGTGAGCTCGGAGACTCGCAGCCCGGTCTGGATCGCGAGGAGCAGCAGCGCGTGGTCCCGCCGTCCTAGGAAGGATCTTTGGTTGGGGGCGGCGAGGAGCACCTCGACCTCCTCGTCGGTGAGGAAGGAGACGATCTCGCGCTCGAAGCGTTTCGGGGGGATCGCCAGGACGCGCTCGATCGAGGCGGCGTGCTCGGGATGACGCAGCGCCGCGAACCGGAACAGCGAGTGGATTGCTGCCAGCCGGGCGTTGCGCGTCCTCACGCTGTTGTGTCGGTCTCGCTCGAGGTGGTCCAAGAACGCTCCGACCAGCTTCGCGTCAAGGTGTTCGATCTCGAGCGAGGCGGGAGCCCTGCCGGTCTGGCGCTCGACGAAGCCGAGCAGGAGACAGAACGCATCGCGATAGGCGGCGATGGTGTGCGGACTCGCCCGCCGTTGGGAGACAAGCCGCTCAGTGAAGAACGCCTGGAGCGTCGGTGCGAGCGAACTCATGGCCGTACCTCCGATGTGGACTCGAGGCGCTCGGCAGCAAGGCCGAGCAGCTCGGGCGCGGCCGACAGATA
The Gemmatimonadota bacterium DNA segment above includes these coding regions:
- a CDS encoding IS256 family transposase; protein product: MEKMVEVEPATQDELRQDLKSLFQGAIRLTLEMVLEEELKAMVGARRFERVSSRKDHRNGTYLRRLLTSLGQIDVTVPRSREVGSPADVMGRYRRRSEEVDAMMVEAYVSGVSQRKMGAVTEALMGERVGRSTVSRVAKRLDKAVEALRSAPIEGAHPYLYLDATFLDARWARKVENVSALVAYAVGPDGHRRLLGITLGPEESQDSWSELLEQLLDRGLSGVELVIADEHAGLAAAVRRFLPEVRRQRCTVHYAEHRIMWICGADAVSEAGFEPWGSA
- a CDS encoding tyrosine-type recombinase/integrase; translation: MSSLAPTLQAFFTERLVSQRRASPHTIAAYRDAFCLLLGFVERQTGRAPASLEIEHLDAKLVGAFLDHLERDRHNSVRTRNARLAAIHSLFRFAALRHPEHAASIERVLAIPPKRFEREIVSFLTDEEVEVLLAAPNQRSFLGRRDHALLLLAIQTGLRVSELTALKCHDVVLGTGAHVRCSGKGRKERATPLTATTAAVLEAWLEECGGEPDHPLFPTRQGTALSRYGVTVLVARHVKAAAAHCPSLAGKKVSPHVLRHTAAMRLLHAGVDTSVIALWLGHEGVETTQIYLHADLSLKERALARTAPLGGKPGRYRPPDQLLAFLQGL